The Tripterygium wilfordii isolate XIE 37 chromosome 18, ASM1340144v1, whole genome shotgun sequence nucleotide sequence TTCCAAGCCGCATTATCCACAATTTTGTTTCGAATgattaaacaaattaaaagagagaataaaaggaAAGAAGGAATGACAAAGTCTTCAACCATACTAGTCCAAGTTCATAAACCAGACTACTACGCCTCTTCAGCTCACATAAATTGCCTAGGGGCGCACCACACAATATCCACATATATTGCCAGACACAACTCACATAAGATCATTCCAAGCCGCATTATCCACAATGTTGTTTCGAATGACTaaacaaattaaaagagagaataaaaggaAAGAAGGAATGACAAAGTCTTCAACCATACTAGTCCAAATTCATAAACCAGCCTACTACGCCTCTTCAGCTCACATAAATTGCCTAGGGGCGCACCACACAAAACCTAACAATTTTCCTCCCAAACAAGGCATTTTACAAGATACATGAATCGAAATTAAGCTCGGAACAATTGCCAAAATAGATTCGAAAGTACCTTGAACGAATACGTATCACGAATTCCGAGACGTAATCAACGGCAACCGCAATAAAACGCGCATTTGGCTAGAAACAACAAGGACCTGTCTGCTTATAAGGATCCGTGAACTCCATCGGGGAAACTGATTCAAGGGTATAGCGGCTACCAGAAGCCCTTGAAGGTGAGCTTTTAGAGTGTCTTTTGGAtcgagggatttggagggaagggaaagaaagGGAAGTAAGTTTCTTTCCAattccttgtttggatagtttattaaaaattaaggggagagatttgaggggatttggaaggaagatttcattaaatttttgttaaaattctttctctccaaaatggactcatttggagggaaaggattactaattaagtcatttgtaagttaaatatctattttacccttgtacataatattttaacataaaaataaggataaattagtaaattaaacaaattttcctcccttctttttttatctatccaaacatgggagagggaaaaataatcctccttcccctcccttcccttctctccccctcccctcccttctcttcccttccccccaaatccctcaatccaaacacactcttaaactTGTATGCATCGGAGGATATATGAAAGGATGATTAATACTAATGGGCCTTATGGCGGCATCTTGGGCCTTATGCTTGCTTCTTCATCATTCTCCAAGGCCTTTTCTTTGGCTATTGGGTCATCTTGTATGGTTATTATGGGCCTCCATTTAGTGGCCCATATCATTAGGCCCGTTCTCTCTTCAGCACGGCCCAGCTCTGTGTTTGTGGGTCCGTGGGTCGTGCGACGCCTTATCTTCTCCGTTCACCGGATACCAAAACAATTGAACGAGTGCTTTATACAAGATATAACGGTATTCTGTTACTAAATGTTCGTTGCTCTTCGCACTGCCACCGCCAACATTCCACAATGAACTTCTCAGTCAAGCTCAATGTTTCTCAGCCTCATCTGCCTCAACTCCCAGCCTCGGTCTCAAGCAACAACGTAGGACAATCTCCCGCTCTCTCCTCTCTGGTTTTTATTGCATTTGTAACTCCACTGTTTCTCGCAGGTTCGAAGTCCAGCTGCTGCTTTGGCATCTCAATTTACCCAAAACTCATTTGTAGGACTGAAATACCAGTTACCCATTTCAATCACGGTCGATGAAGTGAACTGCAGGTCTCAAATTGAAGAATTGGCTGATCTCCTGCGTGACTCTGGGGATAGAGGTTCTATCAGGGAAGCAAAGGCCATTCATGGGTATGTGCTAAAGTCTGGTTTTGTAGATGAGGACTTGTTGGTTTTATTGAACCATGTTCTTCGTGTGTTCACCAAATGCTCAGATTATACTGCTGCTTGTcaggtgtttgataaaatgtttCAAAGAAACAACGTCTCTTGGACTATAATGATATGTGGGTCTACAGAGAATGGTTTTTACCTCGATGGTTTTCGGTTCTTCTACGAAATGCTTGACAGTGGAGTCTTGCCTGATAAATTTACGTTTTCTGCAATTATACAGAATTGTATTGGCTTAGATTGTCTGGAATTGGGTAAAATGGTGCATGCGCAGGTTATTGTAAGAGGCTTTGCATGTCATACTTTTGTAAGTACGGCACTGCTTAACATGTATTCAAAGTTGGGAGAGATTGAGAATTCGAGTTTGGTTTTCCGTTTAATGACCGAAAAAAATGAAGTCTCTTGGAATGCAATGATATCAGGGTTTACATCAAATGGCCTTTATTTAGAAGCCTTTGATCTTTTCTTAAGAATGAAGGATGAAGGAATTACGCCAAATATGTATACGGTTGTTAGTGTCTCAAAAGCAGTGGGGAAATTAGGTGATGTTGATAAAGGCACGGAAGTGCATCAGGTTGCCTCTAATTTGGGTGTGGAGTGTACTGTTCTTGTTGGAACTGCTCTTATTGATATGTATTCAAAATGTGGATCTTTGAATGATGCAAGGTCTATTTTTGACAAGAATTTCGACGCTTGTGGGGTTAACATGCCATGGAATTCAATGATTTCAGGGTATTCCCAGTGTGGGTGTAGCCAAGAAGCTTTGGAACTCTACGTGACAATGTGTCAGGAGGATATAAAAGCAGATCTTTACACTTTTGGTAGTATATTCAATGCAATTGCTGCTCTAAAGAATTTGAGGTTTGGAAAGGAAGTTCATGCAATGGTTTTGAAGTATGGAGATGGTTTGATGGTTACTAATGTTCAAAATGCACTTGCTGATGCATATGCTAAATGTGGATCTCTTGAAGACGTTGTGAAGGTCTTTGACAGGATGAAAGAGAGAGACATAGTATCTTGGACGACAATGGTGACTGCTTACGCCCATTGTTCTGAATGGGATGAGGCACTGTTCACTTTCTCCCGGATGAGGGAAGATGGTTTCGCACCTAACCACTTTACCTTCTCCAGTGTGTTTGCATCATGTGCTAGCCTGTGTTTACTGGATTATGGTAGGCAAGTCCATGGCATTTTGTGTAAGGCTGGGCTGGACAGTGACATGTGCATAGAGAGTGCACTGATAGACATGTATGCCAAATGTGGGGGTATAGCTGATGCAGGAAAAGTGTTCAAGAGGATTCCTAGCCCTGATAATGTATCGTTGACTGCAATGATTTCTGCTTATGCTCAACATGGTTTCACAGAGGATGCACTTGATCTTTTTATGAGAATGGAGCAATTGGGTAAGAAACCCACCGCGGTTACCTTATTATGTGTTTTGTCTGCTTGCAGTCATGGAGGTATGGTTACGGAGGGCCTACGTTATTTCAAGCTGATGGAGGAAAAATACGGTTCAGAACTTGATATGGAACATTATGCATGCGTTGTTGATCTCTTAGGTCGAGTTGGACGACTGGATGATGCAATGGAGTTTGTAAGAAGTATGCCAATCAATCCCAATGAAATTATCTGGCAAACCTTGTTAGGAGCATGTAGGATTCATGGCAATATTGAGTTGGCAGAAGTTGCGGCAATGAAAGTTCTCTCTGCTAGACCTGAGCACTCAGCTGCATATGTTCTTTTGTCGAACACATATATCGAGACCGGGAGTCTTGCCGATGGACATTTTCTAAGAGATGTCATGAAAAAACGAGGTGTGAAGAAGGAACCAGGTTATAGTTGGATTTCTATTGAAGGTGGAATTCACAAATTCTATTCAGGAGATGAACGACATCCAGAAAAAGATGGCATATATACAACATTAGAAGACCTGAATCAAAAAGTCAAGTCCATGGTCTGTGCAAGAAGCTTGAGCTGTACTATGTGAAAAAGTGGCAACAATTGACATGGGATAATGCAAGTTTATTCAACTTTCACATTCGAAAAAGAAAATGGCTATTGTATAACAGTTATGATACGGATACAGCTGACATCTCAATTATCCCAGCTGTTGAGTTGTATGCACGCATGCATAGGATTTTATGTGAAAGTTCCAATACTCTATGCATTTATGCAACAATACATAAAAAATTGCTAATACATATTTAGACTATGTTCTTGAGAATAGGAAAAATAGAGACTCTAAGCATTAACACTCTAATTTCAAACCCAGAAAATCCAATGTCAATATTAACTTCATGTTAAAGCATTCCTCGAATATTTAGGATTTAAGTTTTTgatacatcatcatcattatcatcaatgtCTTTGGATCATTGTTGATGAATAGACAATAGGGTTCAACAATGTTTGAGAAGATGAAGGCATTTACATTTGACAAGATTAAGATCCCTGTAGAATATACATGCAAGTAGGGATTCAATAAAAGAGTTGGAGAAGTTATACCGCGCTAGGGTATATAGTACATAGGATTAGGAAGCTTGAATGAGCGGGCAGACATAGCCGAACCCAATAAATCGCTCCACTGGTCTCCAGAGTTGCCAACAATCCTATATCCCTCTTTTACCATGTCACTCCTCTTCTCTGATTTGTAAACTGTTGCATGTTTCTCCTTATCATCAGAGCCTCTGTGCAGATTGAAAGGTCCAGTATTCAGTTGGCAATCAATAAAGCCACAATGAAAGGAATAAATGccatttccttttcttcttttaaaaaatttatgtaaCATAAAGTGCTAATGTCCCGCATCATGATtgataaacaaaacataaggaaaaagagagaagttgCGGTTGCAACCtagagagaggaaagaaaatcCAACTACCAACAGTGCCAGAACAATCTAAAAATCTAGTTCCATTTCTTTTGTAGGAAATATACCAATACAAAAATGAAATTGCAAGCAAAGAGCTTCCCAATTATGGGAATATCCAGGACCAACTAGTAAGGTAGCCCCTTGGTTGAGAACGCACCAAAATGGATTATCACAGCACTTCATATCCACAGATTTTCCTAAATGAAACTTACCTACGAATACAGTGGATAGAGATTCACAAAAATTAGAATAGGAAAAAGAACTAGAACACCCGAATGATCCCtagtgaagaagaaaaaaataaacccCCTAAAGCTTTGAAAATAATATCCTAAAGAATAATGTGATCATATTTCTCTAATTTGTATGCTGGCTATCATCCTGCTTTTGTGTCCCACATACACATATCATCCTGAATGGAAACAACTTCAAAGATGGAGGCTCACTCATCACTAACCAGGAAGGCACTCCCAGGAAGGGAAGAAACATATCAAGGTAACAGCAGCTCACCAGGTTATTTGCATGGAGGAAAAATGAATGGGGAAGACAAAAACAGGTTCTTACATTCACATGAGAATTCAGATGCTTTGATAAGACACCTCTTTGAAGCGTGTGATAGAAATCTCTTTTCCTGATAAATACTGTCAAAGGAAGCATTTCCACTTAATGAAGATCTTTTTGTTTTCCATTAAGTACAGAAAGGAGCTCACCAGGGATTAAGAATTTCCTTAGCGGCAGCCCTATCCCTAGGACCAAGAGATGGACCCCAACCCCCAATATGTCTAAAAAGGGGGCAAGAGAAAGGAGCAAGGAGCTGACTTGAACAAGAACCCACCAATATTTTCAAAATCCCACTTTAAATTCCTCAGAATTAGGTA carries:
- the LOC119984639 gene encoding pentatricopeptide repeat-containing protein At3g13880-like isoform X1, producing MNFSVKLNVSQPHLPQLPASVSSNNVRSPAAALASQFTQNSFVGLKYQLPISITVDEVNCRSQIEELADLLRDSGDRGSIREAKAIHGYVLKSGFVDEDLLVLLNHVLRVFTKCSDYTAACQVFDKMFQRNNVSWTIMICGSTENGFYLDGFRFFYEMLDSGVLPDKFTFSAIIQNCIGLDCLELGKMVHAQVIVRGFACHTFVSTALLNMYSKLGEIENSSLVFRLMTEKNEVSWNAMISGFTSNGLYLEAFDLFLRMKDEGITPNMYTVVSVSKAVGKLGDVDKGTEVHQVASNLGVECTVLVGTALIDMYSKCGSLNDARSIFDKNFDACGVNMPWNSMISGYSQCGCSQEALELYVTMCQEDIKADLYTFGSIFNAIAALKNLRFGKEVHAMVLKYGDGLMVTNVQNALADAYAKCGSLEDVVKVFDRMKERDIVSWTTMVTAYAHCSEWDEALFTFSRMREDGFAPNHFTFSSVFASCASLCLLDYGRQVHGILCKAGLDSDMCIESALIDMYAKCGGIADAGKVFKRIPSPDNVSLTAMISAYAQHGFTEDALDLFMRMEQLGKKPTAVTLLCVLSACSHGGMVTEGLRYFKLMEEKYGSELDMEHYACVVDLLGRVGRLDDAMEFVRSMPINPNEIIWQTLLGACRIHGNIELAEVAAMKVLSARPEHSAAYVLLSNTYIETGSLADGHFLRDVMKKRGVKKEPGYSWISIEGGIHKFYSGDERHPEKDGIYTTLEDLNQKVKSMVCARSLSCTM
- the LOC119984639 gene encoding pentatricopeptide repeat-containing protein At2g33680-like isoform X2 encodes the protein MFQRNNVSWTIMICGSTENGFYLDGFRFFYEMLDSGVLPDKFTFSAIIQNCIGLDCLELGKMVHAQVIVRGFACHTFVSTALLNMYSKLGEIENSSLVFRLMTEKNEVSWNAMISGFTSNGLYLEAFDLFLRMKDEGITPNMYTVVSVSKAVGKLGDVDKGTEVHQVASNLGVECTVLVGTALIDMYSKCGSLNDARSIFDKNFDACGVNMPWNSMISGYSQCGCSQEALELYVTMCQEDIKADLYTFGSIFNAIAALKNLRFGKEVHAMVLKYGDGLMVTNVQNALADAYAKCGSLEDVVKVFDRMKERDIVSWTTMVTAYAHCSEWDEALFTFSRMREDGFAPNHFTFSSVFASCASLCLLDYGRQVHGILCKAGLDSDMCIESALIDMYAKCGGIADAGKVFKRIPSPDNVSLTAMISAYAQHGFTEDALDLFMRMEQLGKKPTAVTLLCVLSACSHGGMVTEGLRYFKLMEEKYGSELDMEHYACVVDLLGRVGRLDDAMEFVRSMPINPNEIIWQTLLGACRIHGNIELAEVAAMKVLSARPEHSAAYVLLSNTYIETGSLADGHFLRDVMKKRGVKKEPGYSWISIEGGIHKFYSGDERHPEKDGIYTTLEDLNQKVKSMVCARSLSCTM